Sequence from the Cucumis sativus cultivar 9930 chromosome 1, Cucumber_9930_V3, whole genome shotgun sequence genome:
ATCCAGTGATGAATCTTTCGAGAAAAGTTCATATGTTTACCTCCGTAGTATCCAACTATCGATTACCGTAGCAACTGTCCCGCTTCGTGGGTCGATAGGTCTCGTTCAAAAGCAATTTTAGTTGATGTTCACTCCCTCAACTCAAAGCTCCAAAGTCACCTAATAAATACTGAAGAAAAGGTTAGAAGCCAAACACATTTATCTCAGACCTAGGTAAtactttaaactttgattaGTCTAATTATAGAgtttttgattgtttttttgaaCACTATGAGTAACAGTgaggacttttttttttttttgaatatatatttgaaagcaaatgaaattaaaagtgaaaaaaggTTGACATTTTATGTGGTTTTGGTCAAAGGGAGAGTGGGACACGTGTGAAACAACTACACAAaagcattatatatatatatgatatgatatgaaTGTGCTTCATATAAAAAGAAGGTTGAAATTTGATATAGCTTTTGGAAAAagcatatatatttgaagaaatgtgTTAGCTTTTACTTTATGTGAAACTTCTCTTTCCAACAACAAAACACCTATCTCCAACATATTCTAGAGAACTCTTTATATAACTTAATAACTCTAATACACCAACCtacatcttaattaatatctcTTTCTTCTAATCTCATACTTTTATTTGCttcattacaattttattttaatttgatatcttaTGTAGTATAATTGTGGTATGATGAAGATTcatcatttttgttaattaagaTCGGTTGTATGTGTTTATACATACATTTTCGTTCGTGAAATAAAATTTCGTGGTAtggagttttcaaaatttgttaatcTTAGTAcgttaacaaatatattatgcaaTAGTGCGTtactttaaattctttttagagaatttttttttatgatttttcgCTATAGTTTTTACTTTATAGGaaagtaatttatttatctatatctaagattttttgttttgtttatttattagagcaaaattatgaaatgattataaacatttcagttttttagttttgttttaaaagatttggatttttaaaaaatacaattctaggcaaattttatgaattaaaatgtgtatatatatatatattgtatagaGAAGATTTAAAGGGTTAGAGATTGCTAAagtactttaaaatttaatttcaaatggttagtaaatttttttgaatttattatgtatttgtgattttaatatttatatattttacagaggtatttttttaaaatagcaaaattattccaaatatagaattttgttatattttgtaaatattttaacatctttatcatttataataattttccgtctttctattttttaacatttattttaagatatctatatatataaaaaccttcaaataatagaaaatctatttatttatgaaaattgcatcaaataaccaatacatttagaaaaaaatagctaTGATtccgatttttttttttttgcatattgtaaatatgacaaaattagtgatatcaaacGACAATCAGACGACATAAGTTATTAGAGAGATATCGTTTGTAATCACAGGACTATCATATGattatcacttttaaatttgttacttttgtaaatttagaaaatattgtgACATATGCTTTATTATCACAAAGCccctttatttaatttaatttagtgtaGTGAATTTAGAATAACGTTGAcgatatttgtttttttagtttaaatttaaatataatggcatatttgtaattaattacaattggATAGGataaagttgtaaaaaaatgcaaatattgTTGCTTTTGGTTTAGTTTATATTTCTTGGAATATATTCATAGTTGTAATAATTTATGGAATTTAGTCTTCATAAAGTGATGACATTATagtatttgaataaattacaTCATTTTGAAGATGCAAGTCACATAGGAgagattatattattttgtaattgttaaGAGAACATGAAAGAGTAAAagcattattaattatttcaataaacaTTGACTTCTTGACTTCCATCcataattaaataagatagattcaataattattactCAACTAGGTTAGGTAGAagtatatgatatatattaatatattgaaCGAGGTGAAACgtttttgaaaaagagatATATAACAAAGATATCCACAATTGTTTCCACTTTTTCCTTGTTCGTTCTATATGAATGCATATGTAATCATTGtaattcatttcaaaaaactgagaaatatttaaagtttgaaagtaAAGTCGATAAAGTTGTAGCAAAAACTTAGTCCATGAGAGACGATTATTCTATACTTCAGTCTTGGAGACGAAGGTCAAGTCAAGTCTCCCCTCACTCTTGGGTTGTACTTATGAGGTTCCTTTATACGAGACATTATGTAAGCACTGTATAAGATGGAATTAAGGGACCAAAGAGCACGTGTCACCCTCACAAGGTTGTATATCGATCATTCTTTGTGCTATAAACGAATCATGACTcgcttcattaattttgttatattaattagatttgatttttatgttctatttaaaagtttaagatgaAAACTCATTAAAGATGCAAAagtgaacaaaagaaaaaaaaagaagcgtAGTTCCCTAACTTTTAAACATTCTTTCTAAGAAATTTCCTAAGCAATTTGCCAAATAGTTTTATACTTGATTAGTAGGGttttaagttgtttttgtAGGTCACTTTAATCTCACCAacatagatatatattattattttacgaAAGATAAGAGAAATTTGTcgtaataaaatatgaatcaATAGTTTGTTTAGTTACACACGAAAGTATTTAACGTAACTTGATCCAAATCATGCTTCATAATTCCATTATGTGTCGTTTTTAACATCGTCCCATATGTTTAGTAATTCTGATTTCATTGGAAcgttttaaataatgttttaaaaaatttcactttATTACCATTTTGTAACATTCTATGCTCGAGATTCAGAAGCAAACATCTAAAcgttgaatttgaattattctAAACAACCATATATATGAGATTTGAAATTGTAACGCACGTTGAATCTAAATTCTCCATCATAATGCATGTCCTATACTTGTACCTTAATGGTTTGCAACTACTGATCAGTTTAGTAAGAGCGTGTTTACTGTTTACTCCATGGAGTTCTAAAACTccacttataaaaaaaacataaatcgAAAGAGTTTACAACAAATTGATCCCCGACTTCACAACTTTTTACTCCTAAAAGGTAGGGCAACTCTTTGTTTATGAGAGTGATGACagcattcttttcttttagaaaaacctTTTCGTACTTGGCATCGAGCCTGCCGTCCAAGAGTTTCAGAAGATGACCCACTTCTATATTCTTTGAACCTGGCTTTTTCTGCGGAGTGGTTCTGAAACTCGTCTAATACCCAAAGGTCGAAGAAGTTGTTTTGGCGCCTGAATAGTCCGACGGAAGATACAAAGTATGGCTGAGACACCCCCGTGGTATACACTTTGATGGCCTTCTCCAGCACGGTTATAAAGAGTGTCTACTGGGTACTGGGCTccccaaaacaaaacaagttaaTAAAAAGGTTGAGCCACATAATTCAACGAGAAGGATGATCTTCATCTCAACATGCAAGTTAAAACGTTAAGATTGTCCAAGCATTGCCACTTCAAGTTCATACACACTtcctaaagaaaaatatttaggtgcGTTACAAACAACGACATCTGTCTTTATGCATTTTACTAAATTGTTCAATCATAATTTGTCAcgtgacaaattttgttattttaaataaatatatgaataaatttttagacgtgaatagaaaatattatccaattaaaatataagaaagtaTACGTAAATAAAAGtgaatagaaaagaagaaaacgaaGACAAAGCTTGACTTGGGATGTCACTGtttgaacataaaatttcattgCAAAATCCATCGAAACCCTTAGCCGACGGGCCGTTTGGAGAGAAgacttgaagaagaagataccACGAGGCACGAAACTTCTTAGAACTTTATACAATTACTTCTTTAACACCAAACAACTATCTAAAGTCATTGCTTTCACTCCCTCCATTTCcccattttcatcttctaatTTTCTCGGAAGTTACACTGTTGATTCTCAAAACACGCAAACCCAACCGCCCAATAATTCAGAAACAACAATCACTTTAATCCTTGACCCCAAATACAGACATTCTTTACTCCACATATAAATTGCCAACCCCATCAGTCTTCTTCTCTTATCTGCTTACTAAACTGCCCATTTACATATCTATGCTACTTGTTCTTTTACTCTTTTCAAAATGGAACCCATTGACGTCGTTGATTATACCAACCCCATTTCAGTTTTCcatattttgtttctgttttttctcaatttcataCTTGGACGTTTCTTTCCAGGGttattcaacattttcataCTCTCTGctgcatttattttttatctctGGAATTCATGGGTTGCCCAACGTAGCATCATCACACCAAGTGTTCGACGAAATGACCATGAAGAGCATTGCTGCTGCACAAAAATCGTGGGAATGCTTGTTAATGACAAACGGGTCGAGCAAGCGAAACTATCGATTGAAGATGTGAAAACTATGATGGAGGTACTTGATCATGaacataataacaataataggGATAGTGATAGTGATAATCTTGAGCTTGAGGGGATGTTTGAGGAAGAAGTGAGTTTGGGGGAAGTTAAGGAAgcttttgatttgtttgatgaGAATGGTGATGGGTTTATTGATGCAGAAGATTTGAAGAAAGTGTTGTGTGGGTTGGGATTGATTACAGTGGGTTCAGACATTGATGAATGTAAGAGAATGTTAAGTGGGTTTGACAATGATGGAGATGGACGTTTagattttgaagaatttgCTAAGCTTGTTGAACAGAGCTTCTGTTGAAAACATCTCTTTGTTTGTTAAAAACAGGACTCTTCCTAAATGTAAATTAGTctttgaaaataaacaaactgTTTTAGGTACTTGAAGGTTCATTTGTTACAAGACCATTtgtttaagtttgttttttttgaaacgCTCTTCGTGAAAATGCACGAGGTATTTGTCGATGAACTAGAAGAAATATGTATGACAATATATAAGAAGAATTACTAATGCTCCGGTGGAGTTGATGATTatgtattgtattttttatttaagattcaaattgtGAAACCATTTCTATCTTTTTGGAAGAGACCCGTTGGAGTAAGCAAGCAGTGTGAAAGAGAAAGGTTTTGCTTTGAAAGACTTTCTTTCTAAAGCCACACttttaattgaagaaaagaaaatgttgaactcttttctttttgtattcttttgaaCAATACTTATGGATGCAAACTTAAAACTGTTTGTGAACTATTGACTTTCCATGTAGGGATTACATACATGAATTAACTAAACTATTCATAcaacttgaaaatattttgacacCCAGAAAGTTTAGAATCTACTGGTTACAAAAGTTATCAAtcaattggaaaattttgttatattggtagatattttagtttatttttttatatttgaaaataacgattgctttaaaatatgtattatttttaaaataaacctataaaatttaaaatactcacaaaattttttattctatccATGATAGAAACCGATAAtcttatattattgaaaataagagATCTCCATTTTAAACCTGTGGTactaaaaaatcataaaaaataaaatttaaacttatgaACGATAGAAAAAATggctaaaaataaaattcattac
This genomic interval carries:
- the LOC101219946 gene encoding probable calcium-binding protein CML47, which codes for MEPIDVVDYTNPISVFHILFLFFLNFILGRFFPGLFNIFILSAAFIFYLWNSWVAQRSIITPSVRRNDHEEHCCCTKIVGMLVNDKRVEQAKLSIEDVKTMMEVLDHEHNNNNRDSDSDNLELEGMFEEEVSLGEVKEAFDLFDENGDGFIDAEDLKKVLCGLGLITVGSDIDECKRMLSGFDNDGDGRLDFEEFAKLVEQSFC